One segment of Schistocerca cancellata isolate TAMUIC-IGC-003103 chromosome 2, iqSchCanc2.1, whole genome shotgun sequence DNA contains the following:
- the LOC126163150 gene encoding Na(+)/H(+) exchange regulatory cofactor NHE-RF1 produces MSNGALSSDTPVARLCHIIQWKHFDGYGFNLHAEKGKPGQYIGKVDEGSPAEAAGLKEGDRIIEVNGVNIANENHKQVVQRIKAIPNETKLLVVDAEADKYYKANNITIKSGSPDVKYLKTPMPDADNSDDTDEKKSGNNEDGQIDAVANDKKSSDAGSSNTTPSTDRKSSSSHVSEHGNDSNTVQEVNSKSPGAGSNNSTLERSSANSGINLNMSAKELREKLASRKKYDPKKESMDFKKKFEIVQTL; encoded by the coding sequence ATGTCTAACGGAGCACTGTCATCCGACACACCTGTTGCGCGGCTTTGCCATATAATACAGTGGAAGCATTTCGATGGTTATGGATTCAACTTACATGCTGAGAAGGGGAAGCCAGGACAGTACATCGGCAAAGTCGACGAAGGTTCACCAGCTGAAGCCGCCGGTCTGAAAGAAGGTGATAGAATAATAGAGGTCAATGGTGTAAATATTGCCAATGAAAACCATAAGCAGGTAGTTCAGAGGATTAAGGCAATCCCCAACGAAACAAAACTTTTGGTAGTTGATGCTGAAGCAGATAAATATTACAAAGCAAACAATATCACTATTAAGAGCGGTTCACCCGATGTTAAGTACCTGAAAACACCAATGCCAGACGCagacaattcagatgatacagatgAGAAGAAGTCTGGGAATAATGAAGATGGTCAGATTGATGCAGTCGCTAATGACAAGAAATCAAGTGATGCTGGAAGTTCAAATACTACTCCGTCAACAGACAGGAAGAGTAGTAGTAGTCATGTCTCCGAGCATGGAAATGATTCCAATACAGTGCAAGAGGTAAATTCAAAATCTCCTGGGGCAGGAAGTAACAATAGTACTTTAGAGCGCAGTAGTGCTAACAGTGGGATTAATCTGAACATGTCAGCAAAGGAGCTGCGAGAGAAACTTGCATCTCGTAAAAAATACGACCCGAAAAAGGAAAGTATGGATTTCAAGAAGAAGTTCGAAATAGTGCAAACTTTGTGA